One window of the Oncorhynchus mykiss isolate Arlee chromosome 5, USDA_OmykA_1.1, whole genome shotgun sequence genome contains the following:
- the si:ch211-191a24.4 gene encoding MARVEL domain-containing protein 3 isoform X2, which translates to MSQPHRGQRGRNGGLHEHREHRPRRELQHNARQPSSDRSSSQPPYYRDSTPPLKHVRHQEAPGEDHNGSKCTNICSRRGIVLICSVLTNALVLICVVAAQMVMSGMSAMGGLAGGSFNLNTNIPFEGQELQQVRDLDMQYSQMRAPGIYGGVAFALVFGVVSLLFVVSGNKPAHLLGQKLLMGALVFQGLGAVLYVVAVGLYLHFVIQVNSTDVCKRRERLYARSGLTWMNCDVGGADAAVALFGLITAILYTAGTVLTFHTVRWVRGYLKDRRLHEERDRRPPTASSHPHRAPLRSDTAL; encoded by the exons ATGAGCCAGCCGCACAGAGGGCAAAGGGGGAGAAACGGTGGTCTCCACGAGCATCGGGAACACAGGCCACGACGTGAGCTGCAGCACAATGCTAGACAACCATCAAGCGACAG gtcCTCTTCTCAGCCTCCATATTACAGGGACTCCACACCCCCGCTTAAACATGTGCGGCACCAAGAAGCCCCAGGAGAGGATCATAATGGGTCCAAATGCACCAATATCTGCTCTAGGAGAG GTATCGTGTTGATCTGTTCAGTCCTGACCAATGCCCTGGTCCTGATCTGTGTGGTGGCAGCTCAGATGGTGATGTCAGGCATGTCTGCTATGGGTGGCCTGGCGGGAGGCAGCTTCAACCTTAACACTAACATCCCCTTCGAGGGCCAAGAGCTGCAACAG GTGAGAGACCTGGACATGCAGTACAGCCAGATGAGAGCTCCGGGAATCTACGGGGGCGTGGCATTTGCCCTAGTCTTCGGTGTTGTCTCCCTCTTGTTCGTGGTCTCCGGGAACAAGCCCGCTCACCTGCTGGGCCAGAAGCTGCTGATGGGAGCATTGGTGTTCCAGGGTTTGGGAGCAGTACTCTacgtggtggcggtggggttgtaCCTCCACTTTGTCATCCAGGTAAACAGTACAGACGTGTGTAAGAGAAGGGAGAGGCTGTACGCACGTTCAGGTTTAACCTGGATGAACTGTGATGTGGGAGGGGCAGACGCGGCCGTGGCTTTGTTTGGGCTGATCACTGCGATACTCTACACTGCCGGTACGGTGCTTACGTTCCACACGGTGCGCTGGGTCAGGGGCTACCTGAAGGATCGCAGGCTACACGAGGAGAGGGATAGACGCCCCCCTACTGCCAGCTCCCACCCCCATAGGGCACCACTACGGTCTGATACCGCTCTGTGA
- the si:ch211-191a24.4 gene encoding MARVEL domain-containing protein 3 isoform X1, producing the protein MTHWVFFRAVMSQPHRGQRGRNGGLHEHREHRPRRELQHNARQPSSDRSSSQPPYYRDSTPPLKHVRHQEAPGEDHNGSKCTNICSRRGIVLICSVLTNALVLICVVAAQMVMSGMSAMGGLAGGSFNLNTNIPFEGQELQQVRDLDMQYSQMRAPGIYGGVAFALVFGVVSLLFVVSGNKPAHLLGQKLLMGALVFQGLGAVLYVVAVGLYLHFVIQVNSTDVCKRRERLYARSGLTWMNCDVGGADAAVALFGLITAILYTAGTVLTFHTVRWVRGYLKDRRLHEERDRRPPTASSHPHRAPLRSDTAL; encoded by the exons ATGACACATTGGGTGTTTTTCCGTGCAGTTATGAGCCAGCCGCACAGAGGGCAAAGGGGGAGAAACGGTGGTCTCCACGAGCATCGGGAACACAGGCCACGACGTGAGCTGCAGCACAATGCTAGACAACCATCAAGCGACAG gtcCTCTTCTCAGCCTCCATATTACAGGGACTCCACACCCCCGCTTAAACATGTGCGGCACCAAGAAGCCCCAGGAGAGGATCATAATGGGTCCAAATGCACCAATATCTGCTCTAGGAGAG GTATCGTGTTGATCTGTTCAGTCCTGACCAATGCCCTGGTCCTGATCTGTGTGGTGGCAGCTCAGATGGTGATGTCAGGCATGTCTGCTATGGGTGGCCTGGCGGGAGGCAGCTTCAACCTTAACACTAACATCCCCTTCGAGGGCCAAGAGCTGCAACAG GTGAGAGACCTGGACATGCAGTACAGCCAGATGAGAGCTCCGGGAATCTACGGGGGCGTGGCATTTGCCCTAGTCTTCGGTGTTGTCTCCCTCTTGTTCGTGGTCTCCGGGAACAAGCCCGCTCACCTGCTGGGCCAGAAGCTGCTGATGGGAGCATTGGTGTTCCAGGGTTTGGGAGCAGTACTCTacgtggtggcggtggggttgtaCCTCCACTTTGTCATCCAGGTAAACAGTACAGACGTGTGTAAGAGAAGGGAGAGGCTGTACGCACGTTCAGGTTTAACCTGGATGAACTGTGATGTGGGAGGGGCAGACGCGGCCGTGGCTTTGTTTGGGCTGATCACTGCGATACTCTACACTGCCGGTACGGTGCTTACGTTCCACACGGTGCGCTGGGTCAGGGGCTACCTGAAGGATCGCAGGCTACACGAGGAGAGGGATAGACGCCCCCCTACTGCCAGCTCCCACCCCCATAGGGCACCACTACGGTCTGATACCGCTCTGTGA